From a region of the Sesamum indicum cultivar Zhongzhi No. 13 linkage group LG3, S_indicum_v1.0, whole genome shotgun sequence genome:
- the LOC105158477 gene encoding uncharacterized protein LOC105158477: MSYQSRRLVMPGASRKRKEMEAFYSSTLSKPLVPPTAVSRAVSWTNPATTSCKGAEQQAVSSNRLLAGYMAYEFLTKGTLLGQKFDPARAGAVPVSLAESKRSRLSLSHNQPCTEGEPNGKSKPQGYAEVAQLLRSEGAHIPGVVNPTQLARWIHM, from the coding sequence ATGAGTTACCAATCTCGCAGATTAGTGATGCCAGGGGCGTCAAGGAAGCGGAAAGAGATGGAGGCCTTTTATTCTTCCACGTTGTCAAAGCCGTTAGTTCCGCCAACGGCCGTCAGTCGTGCCGTTAGTTGGACGAACCCAGCTACGACGTCGTGTAAAGGAGCAGAGCAGCAAGCGGTGTCGTCTAACCGCCTTTTAGCTGGCTACATGGCTTACGAGTTTTTAACAAAGGGAACGCTGTTAGGGCAGAAGTTTGACCCGGCTCGAGCCGGTGCTGTGCCGGTGAGCTTAGCTGAGTCGAAGAGAAGTAGGCTTAGCCTGAGTCATAACCAACCGTGTACGGAAGGCGAGCCGAACGGGAAGTCGAAGCCGCAGGGCTATGCTGAGGTGGCACAACTGCTGAGGAGCGAAGGGGCCCACATACCCGGAGTAGTCAACCCCACGCAATTAGCCAGGTGGATTCATATGTAG